From Planctomycetia bacterium, one genomic window encodes:
- a CDS encoding DUF5009 domain-containing protein has protein sequence MKTAQADPQPAHDDTLATPTVTMATTLTETDLRPESNSAATAPVETASQRFVSVDALRGFDMFWILGADAVGLALKGVNGNRVTQWIATQLEHEEWEGFRFYDLIFPLFLFLVGVSMVFSLDRTLAAGRSATLARVVRRSALLFALGLFYYGGLSQPLSNIRWGGVLQHIAICYCLAAGVYCVVRTTQRLLTVSAVLLIGYWAVLTFVPFPDLKLDPEVVEPLAQQVASQSPYDVAAAVEGRIRGVYEDGRNLTHYIDYRFMPGHRNNKGYYTNMGLLSIVSSVALVLLGSICGLLLKNTRIVPKRKVVWLSAAGAACLVLGLTWSVQFPIIKRIWTSSYVLVSAGLSMWLLAVFYLLIDVYERRTWCLPFIWIGSNAIALYLISRIVDFKGLADRFVGGDIGKYLNTHVADGSSGIATTSVAMLWILLLARWLYRRNIFIRV, from the coding sequence ATGAAAACGGCTCAAGCCGATCCGCAGCCTGCTCACGACGACACCCTTGCGACTCCGACGGTAACCATGGCAACGACGCTCACCGAAACCGACCTGCGCCCTGAATCGAATTCGGCGGCGACGGCACCGGTCGAGACCGCGTCGCAGCGGTTCGTTTCCGTCGACGCCCTGCGCGGCTTCGATATGTTTTGGATCCTCGGAGCCGACGCCGTCGGGCTTGCGCTCAAAGGGGTGAACGGGAATCGAGTGACACAGTGGATTGCGACGCAGTTGGAACACGAGGAATGGGAGGGCTTTCGGTTTTACGATCTCATCTTTCCGCTGTTCCTGTTTCTCGTCGGCGTATCGATGGTCTTTTCGCTCGATCGCACGCTGGCTGCCGGAAGATCGGCTACCCTGGCGCGCGTCGTACGGAGAAGCGCATTACTGTTTGCCTTGGGACTCTTCTACTACGGCGGCCTATCTCAGCCGCTATCGAATATCCGTTGGGGAGGCGTGCTGCAGCACATCGCGATCTGCTACTGCCTCGCGGCCGGCGTATATTGCGTCGTCCGTACGACGCAGAGGCTCTTGACCGTCAGTGCCGTGCTCTTGATCGGCTACTGGGCTGTGCTCACCTTCGTTCCGTTTCCTGACCTGAAGTTGGATCCGGAAGTCGTCGAGCCGCTTGCGCAACAAGTCGCCTCGCAGTCGCCATACGATGTCGCGGCGGCCGTCGAGGGACGAATTCGAGGAGTCTATGAAGACGGGAGGAATCTAACGCACTATATCGACTATCGCTTCATGCCCGGCCACCGCAACAACAAGGGCTATTACACGAACATGGGACTGTTGAGCATCGTGTCGTCGGTAGCGCTTGTGCTGCTCGGCTCCATCTGCGGGTTGCTACTGAAGAACACACGAATCGTACCGAAGCGCAAAGTCGTCTGGCTCTCGGCGGCCGGAGCCGCGTGCCTCGTGCTGGGCCTGACATGGTCGGTACAGTTTCCGATCATCAAGCGGATTTGGACATCGTCGTACGTCTTGGTCTCGGCCGGCCTTAGCATGTGGCTGCTGGCGGTCTTCTATCTGCTCATCGATGTCTATGAACGCCGTACGTGGTGCCTCCCTTTTATCTGGATCGGATCGAACGCCATCGCGCTCTATCTAATTTCGCGCATCGTCGACTTCAAAGGCCTTGCCGACCGATTCGTCGGCGGAGATATCGGCAAGTATCTCAATACGCACGTCGCCGATGGTAGCAGCGGCATCGCCACGACATCGGTCGCCATGCTATGGATCTTGCTTTTGGCAAGGTGGCTCTACCGCCGGAACATTTTCATACGAGTATAA
- a CDS encoding formylglycine-generating enzyme family protein — translation MQQLYVISACFAGLVSVANEPPPAAAPFDAGQARAYQESWSKHLEQPVVVTNSIDMALVLMPPGEFMMGGAPGLLMETAAWADTKRQSPPGAERTRIEKDEQPSHRVKLTKPFRLGATEVTIGQFRRFVEATRYVTETETERFGGGNSSKIGETAPEKKKALWHTPGLKVTDDSPVTQLTWNDMAAFCNWLSESEKRSACYRLDDRKAYQLVAGADGYRLPTEAEWEYACRAGTTTQYWFGDDRKLLVNHAWFEDNADHLGAQPVGKKPANPFGLYDMSGNVWERCQDWHDAAWYARSPIDDPQGPETGGAKVVRGGAWHYFDLHCRSAYRNNYKLTARTANTGFRVARSP, via the coding sequence ATGCAGCAACTCTACGTAATCTCCGCCTGCTTCGCCGGGCTGGTTTCAGTTGCGAACGAACCGCCGCCGGCCGCCGCGCCGTTCGATGCCGGACAGGCCCGAGCCTATCAAGAGTCGTGGAGCAAGCACTTGGAACAGCCGGTAGTTGTGACGAACTCGATCGACATGGCGCTCGTTTTGATGCCACCGGGCGAGTTCATGATGGGAGGTGCGCCCGGGTTGCTCATGGAGACCGCCGCATGGGCCGATACCAAGCGGCAGTCGCCGCCGGGAGCCGAACGAACCCGAATCGAGAAAGACGAGCAGCCTAGCCATCGCGTAAAGCTCACCAAGCCGTTTCGACTCGGCGCGACCGAAGTAACCATCGGCCAGTTTCGGCGATTCGTCGAGGCGACGCGCTACGTGACCGAGACCGAGACCGAACGCTTCGGCGGCGGCAACTCCAGTAAGATCGGCGAAACCGCGCCGGAGAAAAAGAAGGCGCTTTGGCACACGCCAGGGCTCAAAGTCACCGACGACTCGCCGGTGACTCAGCTCACATGGAACGATATGGCGGCGTTCTGCAATTGGCTGAGCGAGAGCGAGAAACGATCCGCCTGCTACCGGCTCGACGACCGGAAAGCGTATCAACTCGTCGCCGGCGCCGATGGCTATCGGCTTCCGACCGAGGCTGAATGGGAATACGCCTGCCGAGCCGGAACGACCACGCAGTATTGGTTCGGCGACGATCGCAAACTACTGGTGAATCACGCGTGGTTCGAAGACAACGCCGACCATCTAGGCGCTCAGCCCGTCGGGAAGAAACCGGCCAATCCCTTCGGGCTTTACGATATGTCGGGCAATGTCTGGGAACGCTGCCAAGATTGGCACGATGCCGCGTGGTATGCCCGTAGCCCGATCGACGATCCGCAGGGACCGGAGACAGGCGGAGCCAAAGTCGTGAGGGGCGGAGCTTGGCACTACTTCGATCTTCATTGCCGCAGCGCCTATCGCAACAACTACAAACTCACGGCTCGCACGGCCAACACGGGTTTCCGCGTCGCGCGAAGCCCATGA